In Streptomyces violaceusniger Tu 4113, one DNA window encodes the following:
- a CDS encoding L-lactate MFS transporter, with amino-acid sequence MGFLDRSRIIAGAGWNRWLIPPAALAIHFSIGQAYAWSVFKIPLEDSLDISGTASALPFQIGILVLGLSAAFGGTLVERKGPRWAMFVSLVAFSIGFLVAALGVATRNYWLVVLGYGGIGGVGLGIGYIAPVSTLMKWFPDRPGMATGTAIMGFGGGALIASPWSTEMLKAFGSDTSGIAKTFLVHGLAYAAFMSLGVVLVRVPPEGWRPAGWTPRDDSGKRLVTTANVSAKNAVRTPQFWLLWVVLCMNVTAGIGILEKAAPMIQDFFQDTASPVSASAATGFVALLSLANMAGRFVWSSVSDVVGRKNIYRLYLGAGALLYLTIMLEKDSSTALFVASTMVILSFYGGGFATVPAYLKDLFGTYQVGAIHGRLLTAWSVAGVAGPLIVDSIADSAHESGDTGPALYTFSFTLMMGLLVVGFIANELVRPVNPKFHEPESAQAESASPEETPDPLPAERR; translated from the coding sequence GTGGGTTTCCTCGATCGCTCTCGCATCATCGCAGGGGCGGGGTGGAATCGTTGGCTGATTCCACCGGCGGCGCTTGCGATCCACTTCTCCATCGGCCAGGCGTACGCCTGGAGCGTCTTTAAGATACCTCTGGAGGATTCCCTAGACATTTCGGGGACGGCTAGCGCCCTCCCCTTCCAGATCGGCATTCTGGTGCTCGGGCTCTCCGCCGCGTTCGGGGGAACGCTGGTCGAGAGAAAAGGCCCGCGCTGGGCCATGTTCGTCTCGCTCGTGGCCTTCTCCATCGGCTTCCTGGTCGCCGCCCTCGGCGTCGCCACGCGCAATTACTGGCTGGTCGTTCTCGGATACGGCGGCATCGGCGGGGTCGGGCTCGGCATCGGCTACATCGCGCCGGTGTCCACCTTGATGAAGTGGTTCCCGGACCGGCCGGGAATGGCCACCGGTACGGCGATCATGGGGTTCGGCGGCGGCGCGCTGATCGCCTCGCCCTGGTCGACGGAGATGCTCAAGGCGTTCGGCAGCGACACCAGCGGCATCGCGAAGACCTTCCTGGTGCATGGCCTGGCCTACGCCGCCTTCATGTCGCTGGGCGTGGTGCTGGTGCGGGTGCCGCCCGAGGGCTGGCGGCCGGCCGGCTGGACGCCCCGCGACGACTCGGGCAAGCGGCTCGTCACCACCGCGAACGTATCGGCGAAGAACGCGGTGCGCACGCCCCAGTTCTGGCTGCTCTGGGTCGTGCTGTGCATGAACGTTACTGCTGGTATCGGGATCCTGGAGAAGGCCGCCCCGATGATCCAGGACTTCTTCCAGGACACGGCCAGTCCGGTGAGTGCGAGCGCCGCCACCGGCTTCGTCGCGCTGCTGTCCCTGGCCAACATGGCCGGTCGCTTCGTATGGTCCTCGGTCTCCGACGTGGTCGGCCGGAAGAACATCTACCGCCTGTACCTGGGCGCCGGTGCCCTGCTCTACCTCACGATCATGCTCGAAAAGGACAGCAGCACCGCGTTGTTCGTCGCCTCGACCATGGTGATCCTGTCGTTCTACGGCGGTGGGTTCGCCACCGTTCCGGCCTACCTCAAGGATCTGTTCGGCACCTACCAGGTCGGCGCGATCCACGGCCGGCTGCTGACCGCGTGGTCGGTCGCCGGAGTCGCCGGACCGCTCATCGTGGACTCCATCGCGGATTCCGCGCATGAGTCCGGGGACACCGGCCCGGCCCTCTACACCTTTTCGTTCACTCTCATGATGGGGTTGCTTGTCGTCGGCTTCATCGCGAACGAACTGGTGCGTCCGGTGAATCCGAAGTTCCATGAACCGGAGTCGGCCCAGGCGGAGTCGGCGTCCCCGGAGGAAACCCCCGACCCCCTTCCGGCAGAGAGGCGGTAA
- a CDS encoding DUF485 domain-containing protein produces the protein MNKSVRPPASLPSERATGTGFADRGDDIGEPDFEAIQQSPEFKLLRKRLLWFIFPMSAFFLCWYMTFVLFSAYDHEFMSRKLFGAVNTGTVFGLLQFVSTMAIVLTYRRFARKKLDPQVDTVHELAGVGKE, from the coding sequence ATGAATAAATCGGTGCGACCGCCCGCTTCCTTGCCATCCGAGCGGGCCACCGGAACGGGGTTCGCCGATCGCGGTGACGACATCGGGGAGCCCGATTTCGAGGCGATTCAGCAGAGCCCGGAGTTCAAACTTCTCCGCAAGAGACTGCTCTGGTTCATCTTCCCGATGAGCGCCTTCTTCTTGTGCTGGTACATGACCTTCGTGCTCTTCTCGGCGTATGACCACGAGTTCATGAGCCGCAAGCTGTTCGGCGCGGTCAACACCGGCACCGTCTTCGGCCTGCTGCAGTTCGTATCGACGATGGCGATCGTCCTGACGTACCGGCGCTTCGCGCGCAAGAAACTTGACCCGCAGGTGGACACGGTCCACGAGCTGGCGGGAGTCGGCAAGGAATGA
- a CDS encoding MFS transporter small subunit, which translates to MVVAWLWVAVPFLYGLYQLAEKSSKLFE; encoded by the coding sequence ATGGTCGTGGCATGGCTGTGGGTAGCTGTGCCGTTTCTGTACGGTCTTTACCAACTGGCCGAGAAGAGCAGCAAGTTGTTCGAGTAG